The following proteins are encoded in a genomic region of Stegostoma tigrinum isolate sSteTig4 chromosome 10, sSteTig4.hap1, whole genome shotgun sequence:
- the LOC125455871 gene encoding EEF1A lysine methyltransferase 3-like translates to MVESNPPLELEEKNYDFGEHSLKISTFKGAYLGVSAFVWEPGLVLCRYFENEKIDFTGKKVLELGSGTGIVGILAVLLGGDVTLTDRSYVLNQIEYNVQANVPASSRHRSSIRALSWGDDQNNFPTDFDYILGSDIVYNPSQFAGLLQTLLYFCTDKTIVYMSSNLAAREGAINFHDDLLPKQFNSEILHTSGSNCIYKLTRKHPRHGH, encoded by the exons ATGGTGGAAAGCAACCCCCCTCTCGAATTGGAGGAGAAGAACTATGACTTTGGTGAACACAGTCTGAAGATCTCTACCTTTAAAGGAGCATACCTGGGTGTTTCGGCTTTTGTCTGGGAACCT GGTCTTGTCCTTTGTCGCTACTTTGAGAATGAGAAAATTGATTTCACTGGGAAGAAAGTACTTGAACTGGGTTCTGGCACAGGAATCGTCGGCATTTTAGCAGTGCTGCTGG GTGGAGATGTCACCTTGACGGATAGGTCATATGTTTTGAATCAAATAGAATACAACGTTCAAGCTAACGTTCCAGCCAGCAGCAGACACCGTTCATCAATCCGGGCCCTATCTTGGGGTGACGATCAGAACAACTTTCCAACTGACTTTGATTACATTCTGGGTTCAGACATTGTGTACAATCCCTCTCAATTTGCTGGTCTTTTGCAGACACTGTTGTACTTCTGCACCGACAAAACAATAGTTTACATGTCTTCTAACCTGGCGGCCAGAGAGGGCGCCATCAATTTTCACGACGACCTCCTGCCTAAGCAGTTTAACAGCGAAATACTTCATACAAGTGGAAGTAATTGCATTTACAAACTGACTAGAAAACACCCGCGCCACGGGCACTAA
- the LOC125455872 gene encoding EEF1A lysine methyltransferase 3-like: MTTQTPSSEPSRNDAPYDESYSPSCYIIHNNFEFCGYNLKIAQILGANLGVSAYVWDAGLALCHYFEKKNINFSGKKVIELGSGTGIVGILATLLGGDVTMTDKQKVLKQIETNVQVNVPSACRHRLQIRPLTWGEDHTNFPTDYDFVLGSDIVYSSVTYPALIETFRHFTKQGATIYLSSELRKRNGSLSFHEESLPQYFDCQVVDRLEDKDITLYKMTKIDKGSEYDLPTNDRNLLLTDLHTGVHPTSLSLTN; this comes from the exons ATGACGACGCAGACGCCGTCCTCCGAACCTTCCAGAAACGACGCTCCCTACGACGAGAGTTACTCTCCGAGCTGCTACATCATCCACAACAACTTTGAGTTCTGCGGATATAATCTGAAAATCGCCCAAATTCTGGGCGCTAACCTGGGCGTGTCGGCGTATGTCTGGGACGCC GGGCTGGCCCTTTGTCactattttgaaaagaaaaatattaactTCAGTGGGAAGAAAGTGATTGAACTGGGATCGGGCACAGGAATCGTCGGGATTTTAGCGACGTTGCTCG GTGGAGATGTAACCATGACGGATAAACAGAAGGTCCTGAAGCAAATCGAAACCAATGTCCAAGTAAACGTTCCCAGTGCCTGCAGACACCGCCTGCAAATCCGCCCGTTGACTTGGGGTGAAGACCACACGAACTTTCCTACTGACTATGATTTCGTCCTGGGTTCAGATATTGTATACAGTTCAGTTACCTACCCGGCTCTAATAGAGACCTTCCGCCATTTCACCAAACAGGGAGCTACAATCTATCTCTCTTCAGAATTAAGAAAGAGAAATGGATCTCTCTCCTTCCACGAAGAGAGTTTGCCTCAGTACTTTGACTGCCAAGTTGTTGACAGGTTAGAGGACAAAGATATCACTCTGTACAAAATGACTAAAATCGATAAAGGTTCTGAGTATGATCTTCCAACAAACGATAGAAATTTGCTTTTGACTGATCTCCACACTGGGGTTCATCCAACCTCTTTATCACTCACTAACTAA